Proteins found in one Sphaeramia orbicularis chromosome 8, fSphaOr1.1, whole genome shotgun sequence genomic segment:
- the LOC115424345 gene encoding GTPase IMAP family member 9, translated as MEKRKKGSATELRLMVVGSSGPSQFHLTNAILGREEFPKDTARISSTRRNMGDLAGRRVAVINAPNIYEKDISKAKRKMELRRSKCLCIPGPHAFLVAFDIENISLNDISTPKLMKKRFGRHCMRHCMVLLAFEGNLEGSGVEDRVRKTEWYLRELIEKFNGRFHVFSKNWRDRSRDRELLQKIERMVASLGGGFFSSRTFQKAEESVKKEEKRIRKQRSAEMEKAWMELEKQYIAEELRNQKDTYTASIAAEIRTKAQMDNSWLRTSLARGLGTGLVVGAVMGALFGSIEGPGGMVLYGIIGGAVGGSAGGTAQVAIKHMENRVAPPSRLNFNSIFINRFFAAPRF; from the exons atggaaaagagaaagaaag GTTCTGCCACTGAATTGAGACTCATGGTGGTCGGCAGCAGTGGACCTTCTCAGTTCCATCTAACCAACGCCATACTTGGACGGGAGGAGTTTCCGAAGGATACGGCCAGAATCTCCAGCACCAGGAGAAACATGGGGGATCTTGCCGGTAGACGAGTGGCTGTGATCAACGCACCGAACATTTATGAAAAGGATATATCTAAAGCCAAGAGGAAGATGGAGCTGAGGAGGTCCAAGTGCTTGTGTATCCCCGGTCCACATGCGTTTCTTGTAGCATTTGATATAGAGAACATCTCCTTGAATGATATCTCAACCCCTAAACTGATGAAGAAACGCTTCGGAAGACATTGTATGAGACACTGCATGGTCCTGCTGGCCTTTGAGGGAAATCTGGAAGGATCCGGGGTGGAGGACAGGGTCAGGAAAACTGAATGGTACTTGAGGGAACTGATCGAAAAGTTCAATGGACGCTTTCACGTTTTTAGCAAGAACTGGAGAGACCGAAGCCGAGACCGAGAGCTGCTGCAGAAGATCGAACGCATGGTGGCGTCTTTGGGAGGGGGGTTCTTCTCCAGCAGAACCTTCCAGAAAGCAGAGGAGAGcgtgaagaaagaggagaagaggatTAGGAAGCAGAGATCGGCGGAGATGGAGAAAGCGTGGATGGAGCTGGAGAAGCAGTACATCGCGGAGGAGCTACGCAATCAGAAGGACACGTACACGGCTAGCATCGCAGCGGAGATCAGAACCAAAGCCCAGATGGACAACAGTTGGCTCAGGACGTCCTTGGCCCGGGGTCTGGGGACGGGTTTGGTCGTAGGAGCGGTCATGGGGGCGCTGTTTGGGTCTATAGAGGGACCAGGGGGGATGGTGCTTTACGGGATCATAGGCGGGGCGGTTGGAGGGTCAGCTGGAGGAACCGCCCAGGTGGCGATAAAGCACATGGAGAACAGAGTGGccccgccctccagactcaactTCAACTCAATATTCATCAACCGCTTCTTCGCAGCTCCTCGTTTTTGA